The Thioalkalivibrio thiocyanodenitrificans ARhD 1 genome window below encodes:
- a CDS encoding carboxypeptidase regulatory-like domain-containing protein, which produces MSMAARSRLPDGHFCWRIISGAVFFPLIVCAVLASPAKGNEAAVEWLLHQQHDDGRFASSSDESLPYHSTSESLRALRLPGRGSESAQAGGLGYLDAASVDGALPYLSRVLIARRLAGQSGSDEVEAVLIHQNEDGGFGGRPGDQSSVLDTLDALEALAVAGVASGAVIQPSIAYLLQRQHADGSFSATSVSLPSFYLTSRALSVLQPHRFDYNLSAPLQRAADFLWNNQEQGLWGEIWESAEALLALIPLTTDTSRYDAALNQLLARQGANGSWDGSVLATALALRAIEAPRAVTSPPVPRLAAIGGRVLDDSTGVPLNGVMVTAAGDDGSSITLPTGTDGRFTLEDLEPQGYTVSYGAAGYAGYVQSISLQAGQFLDLGAVRLPAAPQTALISGRLSDAGTGSPVTATIGFSGDADVSVSTGMDGRYAVTVSPGLVHIQVVAPGYHSVNATATVQAGQRVEFSPALHPDDGQVPDGPVSITGTIVDVDTGLAMEGVSVTLKDGTAAAATDGAGVFVLGDLEAGELVLHVTREGYQSVAVNLVAVPGSQVTIGTLHLIPLPDPATTLHGRVYDVETDLAVAGATVTVGGLSSSTDESGQYQITDIESLAFEVSASAVGYLSGSNGFVLQQHGVVRLDIPLQKAATDGIGIVRVVKDRVAYEAFDEVLVSAEVENEGDESQRVVMAATVLGINNDLREDFVIPVPGGPRDARFDIDPGELVTREFTWSPGNWPPGDYRINVQVLTEHRDVLLSEEMVLIRVVETSRLRSLGIHTVPTQVIRGEEVEVEFLASLENLSNVDSELTFDYALIDPDGNVVHQGDAHIPVMAAASSSLVSLGTITQAFEEAGSYPIQVVNVLGMTVSSVRTDDLIVPPNIRIEGHLGAEPESITPGESKGVRIRLRIEGVEDSP; this is translated from the coding sequence ATGAGCATGGCTGCTCGATCACGATTGCCGGATGGGCATTTCTGCTGGCGCATCATTTCTGGCGCCGTATTCTTCCCTCTCATTGTCTGCGCCGTGCTGGCTTCTCCCGCAAAGGGGAACGAGGCCGCGGTGGAGTGGCTGTTGCATCAACAGCATGACGATGGGCGATTCGCGTCGTCCTCTGACGAGAGTCTCCCGTATCACTCCACCAGCGAATCCCTGCGTGCGCTTCGTCTCCCGGGGCGGGGTTCGGAGTCCGCGCAGGCAGGCGGGCTGGGATACCTTGATGCGGCCAGCGTGGACGGCGCCTTGCCGTACCTGTCCCGTGTGCTGATCGCGCGAAGACTGGCAGGGCAGTCCGGTTCTGATGAAGTCGAGGCAGTGCTCATCCATCAGAACGAGGACGGCGGTTTTGGCGGACGTCCGGGTGATCAGAGCAGTGTTCTGGATACACTTGACGCGCTGGAAGCCTTGGCGGTTGCGGGAGTCGCAAGCGGGGCCGTGATTCAACCTTCCATTGCCTACCTGCTGCAACGCCAGCATGCCGACGGTTCTTTCTCGGCCACTTCTGTGAGTCTCCCGTCTTTCTATCTGACATCCCGTGCGCTGTCGGTTCTTCAACCCCACCGCTTTGACTACAACCTGTCTGCGCCATTGCAGCGTGCCGCAGACTTTCTCTGGAACAATCAGGAGCAGGGGCTCTGGGGGGAGATCTGGGAAAGCGCCGAAGCCCTTCTGGCCCTGATACCCCTCACCACGGACACGTCCAGATACGATGCTGCGCTGAATCAGCTGCTCGCAAGGCAGGGTGCGAACGGATCCTGGGATGGCAGTGTGTTGGCCACGGCTTTGGCCTTGCGCGCAATCGAGGCGCCGCGAGCCGTCACAAGTCCGCCGGTACCGAGGCTGGCGGCGATCGGTGGCCGGGTTCTTGATGACTCCACTGGGGTGCCGCTCAATGGGGTGATGGTCACTGCCGCGGGTGACGATGGTTCGAGCATAACCCTTCCCACCGGAACGGACGGACGGTTCACACTCGAGGACCTGGAGCCGCAAGGGTACACCGTAAGTTACGGTGCCGCCGGATACGCGGGGTACGTCCAGTCGATTTCCCTGCAGGCCGGTCAGTTCCTGGATCTGGGAGCGGTGCGCCTTCCCGCTGCTCCTCAAACCGCGCTGATCTCCGGACGCCTGAGCGATGCTGGCACCGGCTCGCCCGTGACAGCAACAATCGGGTTCAGTGGTGATGCCGATGTGTCGGTCTCGACAGGCATGGATGGCCGTTACGCGGTAACGGTGTCGCCGGGTTTGGTGCACATTCAGGTGGTTGCCCCGGGATACCATTCGGTCAATGCAACCGCGACGGTGCAGGCGGGGCAGCGGGTGGAATTCTCCCCTGCGCTGCATCCGGATGATGGCCAGGTGCCGGATGGGCCGGTCTCGATCACCGGGACCATCGTGGACGTGGATACCGGTCTTGCCATGGAAGGTGTATCGGTCACGCTCAAGGATGGGACGGCAGCGGCCGCCACTGATGGTGCAGGCGTATTCGTCCTTGGTGATCTGGAAGCCGGGGAACTCGTGCTGCATGTTACCCGGGAAGGCTACCAATCCGTTGCGGTGAATCTGGTTGCCGTTCCCGGATCCCAGGTGACCATCGGCACGTTGCACCTGATTCCGCTCCCGGATCCTGCCACCACGCTGCACGGGCGCGTCTATGACGTGGAGACGGATCTAGCGGTTGCCGGGGCGACCGTGACAGTGGGTGGCTTGTCCTCTTCGACCGATGAGAGCGGGCAATACCAGATCACGGACATAGAATCGCTGGCGTTCGAGGTGTCCGCGAGCGCGGTTGGTTATCTCTCGGGATCCAATGGTTTCGTCCTCCAGCAGCATGGTGTCGTTCGTCTGGATATCCCGCTGCAGAAGGCCGCTACGGATGGCATAGGAATTGTGCGCGTGGTCAAGGATCGCGTGGCTTATGAGGCCTTCGATGAGGTGCTGGTCTCGGCGGAGGTCGAGAACGAAGGGGATGAGAGTCAGCGGGTGGTGATGGCGGCGACCGTGCTGGGGATCAATAACGACCTGCGTGAGGACTTCGTGATCCCGGTCCCGGGAGGTCCTCGTGACGCACGATTCGACATCGATCCGGGCGAATTGGTGACCCGTGAATTCACCTGGTCACCCGGAAACTGGCCGCCCGGGGATTACCGCATAAATGTGCAAGTCCTCACGGAGCATCGGGACGTTCTCTTGTCCGAAGAGATGGTGCTCATCCGTGTGGTGGAAACCAGCCGTCTGCGCTCGCTGGGTATCCATACCGTTCCGACCCAGGTGATCAGGGGTGAGGAGGTGGAGGTCGAGTTCCTGGCGAGTTTGGAAAACCTCTCGAACGTCGACTCCGAGCTGACCTTTGACTATGCCTTGATTGACCCTGATGGAAACGTGGTACATCAGGGTGACGCGCACATCCCGGTCATGGCTGCCGCATCCTCCAGTCTTGTCTCTTTGGGGACGATCACCCAAGCGTTTGAAGAGGCCGGTTCTTACCCGATTCAAGTCGTGAACGTGCTGGGCATGACCGTGAGCTCAGTGCGTACCGACGACCTGATCGTGCCGCCGAACATCCGGATTGAGGGTCACCTGGGAGCGGAACCCGAAAGTATCACCCCGGGCGAAAGCAAGGGCGTACGCATAAGACTGCGCATAGAAGGCGTGGAGGACTCCCCATGA
- a CDS encoding NF038132 family protein, with protein MTRSVWMRIALLGLLACLSAAVPGAGFENGIPSGWTCEGNCGTSPEDGVVTLSPTGAAQYGWVATTGSSFRGATLPGIGGTNGSRLRSPLFSAESGEELAFYFNYVTTDGGGYADYAWARVLDESMEQVALLFTARTRSTGNIVPGFGMPEVEAQLTPESVEIIRGGPAWSPLGTDSGRCYSSGCGYTGWVHSGYVFPEIGNYVLELGVVNWRDTRYQSGLAFDGVMVGGQPIDGDPDYRNVTVIATLSSEGIELDPDSFAVSPERVETFADRIEIEWSFETFTIGRLEDLDFGVTVMDPQPGEHRPVVDQVVITYTDLTGREHTRLLGPQGVDVLPSGFDIALSTDKSSYLPGEAVSVSVEIANLDAVDATATATIEVRDGAGAVVAVLPGIDALAVAAGALVSVTPRLIDTSGLYAGDYEVVLRLIEEDGGSSHEVVSAFRIDAPQDTGLGASVNTDQAVYAPLETVVITARFRNTAPNLQLEGYTASLQVLDVAGSPMWSDELALRTLMPGSQQDMVRSMPLGSAPAGVYQVVLTVRDAEGVSRAVTSTEFGVLSTSETGAGLSGSVSATPDPVLRSESLYLEARLSNHGNDALVDLPVTLTLLDPENEQELASWSKTLDLPRDGVASLTGSWSALEPAGTVLMAVLSAEIQGEVRVLDHAAVGVEEKFLSTPALGGRGRLLVLMDAPRREQCEGVGGMQWDLMPPGGLIHGDTLQVSLFDGSGLLLDTETARIGDGFPVDRNPGQEANLGIQALTVNGIRLLVEASEAGEALTGHVRLLATVQQEDGTVREFDTGLVETACGDYPETGMELGAFTFAGVHPLSADGVAEQRDFLTSLLRDAGWFHTIVTDRDAFARELRSGGYSAYLLLSSDVALKPQVERELREAIYGGAGIVMAGGRDHRNQQLMMDGDSLDVFGVRIVGMLPEATGIEPVAGAPIDVPEAGFPDSEWSLALRLVGAVPVAEYRVPRGRPQDGTAMAVHQFGSGRAVIAGFDMLAQAHAQGAEGVFARLLLDALEHVQPAPGLHRAGMAVPVHWRILNRGDLASVRLTLETADGVLLDPGVGVPLDPYTVVFDLEFAAGEELERVFWWLLPDDVEDAWVSAKIELREGVSLVEYGTSRHRFQVSSPPSFDEVRVGLLGRLEFHADYGRALEKLDQAYSFHERGDPEKAVFHLLKVADWLARIHEPEARQLREALSWLIRGISGEI; from the coding sequence ATGACACGATCCGTATGGATGCGCATCGCGTTGCTGGGCTTGCTCGCGTGCCTCTCGGCCGCTGTTCCGGGCGCCGGATTCGAGAACGGGATCCCAAGCGGTTGGACCTGCGAGGGGAACTGCGGCACTTCCCCGGAGGACGGGGTGGTCACCCTGTCGCCCACGGGGGCGGCCCAGTACGGCTGGGTGGCAACCACCGGGAGCAGCTTTCGTGGCGCCACCTTGCCTGGAATCGGGGGGACCAATGGCTCTCGCCTGCGCTCCCCGCTGTTCTCCGCAGAGTCCGGGGAGGAGCTGGCCTTCTACTTCAACTATGTGACGACCGACGGCGGGGGATATGCCGATTACGCATGGGCCCGGGTTCTGGATGAGTCCATGGAACAGGTCGCCCTGTTGTTCACTGCACGTACCCGCTCGACGGGCAACATCGTGCCCGGTTTCGGTATGCCGGAGGTGGAGGCACAACTCACGCCCGAGAGCGTGGAGATCATCCGGGGTGGCCCGGCGTGGAGTCCGCTCGGGACGGATTCAGGGCGTTGTTACAGCAGTGGGTGCGGCTACACCGGGTGGGTTCATTCCGGCTACGTGTTTCCTGAGATCGGAAACTACGTCCTGGAGCTTGGCGTGGTCAACTGGAGGGATACGCGCTATCAATCAGGCCTGGCATTCGATGGGGTCATGGTCGGCGGTCAACCCATCGATGGTGACCCGGATTATCGGAATGTCACTGTCATTGCCACGCTGTCGAGTGAGGGCATCGAGCTGGATCCGGACTCGTTTGCTGTCTCTCCGGAACGGGTGGAAACCTTTGCGGACCGCATCGAGATCGAGTGGTCCTTCGAAACGTTCACCATAGGGCGTCTCGAGGATCTCGATTTCGGTGTGACCGTCATGGATCCGCAGCCCGGGGAACATCGGCCTGTTGTGGACCAGGTGGTGATCACCTACACCGATCTCACAGGCCGTGAGCATACCCGCCTCCTGGGCCCCCAGGGTGTTGACGTTCTGCCTTCGGGCTTTGACATCGCGTTGTCCACGGACAAGAGCAGCTATCTCCCCGGGGAAGCGGTGAGTGTCTCTGTCGAGATCGCCAACCTCGATGCCGTGGACGCAACAGCTACCGCCACCATCGAGGTTCGGGATGGCGCCGGCGCCGTGGTGGCGGTTCTGCCCGGCATCGATGCCCTGGCCGTGGCGGCCGGTGCGCTCGTCTCCGTGACGCCGCGCCTGATCGATACCTCGGGACTTTACGCTGGCGACTACGAGGTCGTGCTGCGGTTGATTGAGGAGGACGGTGGATCCAGCCACGAAGTGGTCTCGGCGTTCAGAATCGATGCGCCGCAGGACACCGGGCTCGGCGCCTCGGTGAATACGGATCAGGCGGTCTACGCGCCCCTGGAGACGGTGGTGATTACCGCCCGCTTCCGCAATACCGCACCGAACCTGCAGTTGGAGGGCTATACGGCGAGTCTGCAGGTGCTGGATGTTGCCGGCAGTCCGATGTGGAGTGACGAACTGGCACTGCGTACGCTGATGCCGGGCAGCCAACAGGACATGGTTCGGTCCATGCCATTGGGGTCCGCGCCGGCAGGCGTTTATCAGGTTGTCCTGACGGTTCGTGATGCCGAAGGGGTGTCCCGTGCCGTCACCAGTACCGAGTTCGGGGTGTTGTCCACCAGTGAAACGGGTGCAGGTCTTTCCGGCAGCGTTTCGGCTACGCCCGATCCCGTGTTGCGCAGCGAATCCCTGTACCTGGAAGCCCGGCTGAGCAACCACGGCAATGATGCCTTGGTGGATCTGCCGGTGACCCTCACGTTGCTGGATCCGGAGAACGAACAGGAGCTGGCCAGCTGGTCGAAGACCTTGGACCTTCCCCGTGACGGCGTCGCCAGCCTGACGGGCTCCTGGTCGGCGCTCGAACCGGCGGGCACTGTGTTGATGGCCGTACTCAGTGCGGAGATCCAGGGAGAGGTTCGGGTCCTTGACCATGCCGCCGTTGGTGTGGAGGAGAAATTCCTATCAACACCTGCGTTGGGTGGGCGTGGACGGCTTCTGGTCCTGATGGACGCGCCGCGCAGGGAGCAGTGTGAAGGCGTCGGCGGAATGCAGTGGGATCTGATGCCGCCCGGCGGGTTGATTCATGGTGACACCTTGCAGGTGAGTCTCTTTGATGGATCAGGGCTCCTGCTCGACACGGAGACCGCTCGCATCGGAGACGGCTTCCCCGTTGACCGGAATCCCGGGCAGGAGGCCAATCTCGGCATCCAGGCCCTCACGGTGAATGGTATCCGGCTGCTTGTGGAGGCATCCGAGGCCGGTGAAGCGCTCACAGGCCATGTTCGATTGCTGGCCACCGTTCAGCAGGAGGATGGAACCGTGCGGGAGTTTGACACCGGTCTTGTCGAGACGGCGTGTGGCGATTATCCCGAGACGGGCATGGAGTTGGGTGCGTTCACCTTTGCAGGCGTACATCCGTTGTCAGCTGATGGAGTCGCCGAACAGCGTGATTTTCTGACGTCCCTGCTCCGGGATGCGGGCTGGTTCCACACCATCGTGACCGACCGTGATGCTTTTGCACGAGAACTGCGGAGTGGTGGCTACAGCGCCTACCTGCTGCTTTCGTCCGATGTGGCCCTCAAGCCGCAGGTGGAGCGCGAGCTTCGCGAAGCGATCTACGGGGGCGCAGGCATCGTCATGGCCGGTGGCCGGGATCATCGTAATCAGCAGTTGATGATGGACGGCGATTCTCTGGACGTGTTCGGGGTCCGGATCGTAGGCATGTTGCCGGAGGCGACCGGTATCGAGCCGGTCGCAGGCGCGCCGATCGATGTGCCGGAGGCGGGCTTCCCGGACAGTGAGTGGTCCCTGGCGCTTCGACTTGTGGGTGCCGTGCCGGTGGCCGAGTACAGGGTGCCCCGGGGTCGGCCACAGGATGGCACGGCCATGGCGGTTCATCAGTTCGGTTCCGGTAGGGCCGTGATTGCCGGATTCGACATGCTGGCACAGGCCCACGCGCAGGGCGCGGAGGGCGTCTTTGCCCGGCTGTTGCTTGATGCCCTTGAACACGTCCAGCCAGCACCAGGTTTGCATCGCGCCGGGATGGCCGTTCCGGTCCACTGGCGGATCCTCAACCGGGGCGACCTGGCATCCGTTCGCCTGACCCTGGAGACGGCCGACGGGGTGCTTCTTGATCCTGGGGTGGGCGTTCCGCTTGATCCGTACACCGTGGTGTTCGACCTTGAGTTTGCAGCCGGCGAGGAACTGGAGCGGGTGTTCTGGTGGTTGCTGCCGGACGACGTCGAGGATGCCTGGGTCAGCGCAAAAATCGAACTGCGCGAGGGGGTGAGCCTGGTGGAATACGGCACCAGCCGACACCGCTTCCAGGTTTCGTCGCCGCCATCGTTCGATGAGGTACGGGTTGGGCTTCTGGGCCGGTTGGAGTTCCACGCGGACTATGGGCGGGCCCTCGAGAAGTTGGACCAAGCCTACTCCTTCCATGAGCGTGGCGATCCGGAGAAGGCCGTGTTCCATCTCTTGAAGGTGGCGGACTGGCTAGCGCGTATTCACGAGCCGGAGGCGCGCCAGTTGCGCGAAGCCCTCTCCTGGCTGATTCGCGGGATCTCCGGCGAGATCTGA
- a CDS encoding YraN family protein produces the protein MKTQRQGRRAEQEALAFLQARGLHLIESNYRCRAGEIDLVMADGETLVFVEVRMRINRRFGGAAASVTPAKQRRLCAAARHYLLIRGEPEGPMRFDVVALEGGSTPHWIPNAFDAPVD, from the coding sequence TTGAAGACGCAACGCCAGGGACGGCGCGCGGAACAGGAGGCCCTCGCCTTCCTGCAGGCGCGCGGCCTTCACCTCATCGAGTCCAACTACCGGTGCCGTGCCGGCGAGATCGACCTGGTCATGGCGGACGGCGAGACCCTTGTCTTCGTGGAAGTGCGCATGCGTATCAACAGGCGGTTCGGCGGCGCGGCTGCCAGCGTGACCCCGGCCAAGCAGCGGCGCCTGTGCGCCGCCGCGCGCCATTACCTCCTGATCCGCGGCGAACCGGAAGGACCCATGCGCTTCGACGTGGTGGCCCTCGAAGGCGGCTCGACCCCGCACTGGATTCCCAACGCCTTCGATGCGCCGGTGGATTGA
- the rsmI gene encoding 16S rRNA (cytidine(1402)-2'-O)-methyltransferase, which yields MDVSIEAGVLYVVATPIGNLGDISARALETLRAADVVAAEDTRRTGVLLSHFGISARQVSLHEHNEPRQVPGLIERLRSGATVALVSDAGTPLISDPGYRLVAAAREAGIRVSPVPGPVAAMAALSVSGLPSDRFVFEGFLPAKGPARRQRLQALAGDPRTLIFYESSHRIAACLADMRETLGPERRAVVARELTKTFEQVQGGSLAGLCEWLAAHEDHSKGEFVVLAAGAPEVRDAGVPPEAERVLRMLLEELPVKKAAKLAAEVTGASRNQLYALAVKMRDPDG from the coding sequence GTGGATGTGTCAATTGAAGCGGGTGTCCTCTACGTGGTGGCCACGCCCATCGGCAACCTGGGCGACATCTCCGCGCGCGCCCTGGAGACACTGCGCGCGGCGGACGTGGTGGCCGCCGAGGACACCCGGCGCACCGGCGTCCTGCTGAGCCATTTCGGCATCAGCGCCCGGCAGGTGAGCCTGCATGAGCATAATGAGCCCCGGCAGGTGCCCGGCCTGATCGAGCGCCTGCGCTCGGGCGCCACCGTGGCGCTGGTCTCCGATGCGGGCACGCCGCTGATCAGCGATCCCGGCTACCGGCTCGTTGCCGCCGCCCGGGAGGCGGGTATCCGGGTCTCTCCCGTGCCGGGCCCGGTGGCCGCCATGGCGGCCCTGTCCGTCAGCGGCCTGCCGTCCGACCGGTTCGTGTTCGAGGGTTTTCTCCCCGCGAAAGGCCCCGCCCGCCGCCAGCGGCTCCAGGCCCTGGCCGGCGATCCGCGCACGCTCATCTTCTATGAATCCAGCCACCGCATCGCCGCCTGCCTTGCGGACATGCGCGAGACCCTGGGCCCGGAGCGCCGCGCCGTGGTGGCCCGGGAACTGACCAAGACCTTCGAGCAGGTGCAGGGCGGCAGCCTCGCCGGACTGTGCGAGTGGCTCGCCGCACACGAGGATCACAGTAAGGGGGAATTCGTGGTGCTTGCGGCCGGCGCCCCCGAGGTCCGGGACGCGGGCGTACCGCCCGAGGCGGAACGGGTGCTGCGAATGCTGCTTGAGGAACTGCCCGTGAAGAAGGCCGCGAAACTGGCCGCCGAGGTCACCGGGGCGTCCAGGAACCAGCTCTATGCCTTGGCCGTGAAGATGAGAGACCCGGATGGATGA
- a CDS encoding penicillin-binding protein activator, with protein MTHPLPLARLLTALLISLTLAACAPAPRPTEPPVDPAEAVALEQAGETLEAARLYLRLAAGTREPQRTELTLRGLELLLAQAPEAGDEESAESALAYLATADLAPQDRVRTRLANARLALWRERPEDALAALPAEVPGVPAALGRRVEETRADAYAALEDWGRMVETHIRLEGWQSDQAGIDANREELWDRMLALDRATLMRLETEARDPVSAGWLALARAARGTAPVTEALERALEAWAARYPDHPAAPAQVRLLREQWAALGRYPDHIAVLLPMSGRLSVVSSAVYEGLTAAYYGLPADARPTLRLYDTGEQPEAAWTLYQQAVDDGADLVIGPLDRQAVTLFAGAESLPVPVLALNHSVQDTAPEHFYQYGLNPEDEARQAAEHAAIEGHLFALVLAPRNDLGERLGRSFAERFEDLGGMVLSTEFYAPQASDFAGPITRGVGLEASSARHRQLQNVVRRSLEFEPRRRQDLDLVFMVGSPREARLLAPQLRFHRAGDLPVLSTSHAYDGTRNPQADQDLDGVVLADIPWVLDVEVGDAPGREALSPVLSPASRQLPRLVAMGHDALRLVPLLNHLHERPGERFAGLTGSLHLDESGRIHRQLHWARFQRGELRPLMAVAPPDRPVPDAVPAVLREPPSP; from the coding sequence ATGACCCACCCATTGCCCCTCGCGCGGCTCCTGACCGCCCTGCTGATCAGCCTGACCCTGGCCGCCTGCGCCCCCGCTCCGCGCCCCACGGAACCGCCCGTCGATCCCGCCGAGGCCGTCGCGCTGGAACAGGCGGGGGAAACGCTGGAGGCGGCGCGCCTCTACCTTCGCCTGGCCGCCGGGACCCGGGAGCCGCAGCGCACGGAACTGACACTGCGGGGGCTGGAACTGCTGCTGGCGCAGGCGCCCGAGGCCGGGGATGAGGAGTCCGCGGAATCGGCCCTCGCGTACCTGGCCACGGCGGATCTGGCGCCCCAGGACCGGGTTCGCACCCGGCTGGCCAATGCCCGGCTGGCACTGTGGCGCGAGCGGCCCGAGGATGCGCTGGCGGCTCTGCCCGCGGAGGTGCCGGGGGTGCCGGCAGCCCTGGGGCGCCGGGTGGAAGAAACCCGCGCCGATGCCTACGCGGCCCTGGAGGACTGGGGACGGATGGTGGAAACCCATATCCGCCTGGAGGGGTGGCAATCGGACCAGGCCGGCATCGACGCCAACCGGGAGGAACTGTGGGATCGGATGCTTGCCCTGGACCGGGCCACCCTGATGCGCCTGGAAACCGAAGCCCGCGACCCGGTAAGCGCCGGGTGGCTGGCGCTGGCCCGGGCCGCCCGGGGCACGGCGCCGGTGACCGAGGCACTGGAGCGGGCGCTGGAGGCGTGGGCGGCCCGTTACCCGGACCACCCGGCCGCGCCCGCGCAGGTGCGCCTGTTGCGGGAACAATGGGCGGCGCTCGGCCGCTATCCCGACCACATCGCCGTGCTGCTGCCAATGAGCGGGCGGCTGTCGGTCGTGTCCTCGGCCGTGTACGAAGGGCTGACGGCGGCCTACTACGGCCTGCCCGCGGATGCGCGGCCGACCCTTCGCCTGTATGACACGGGCGAACAGCCCGAGGCCGCCTGGACCCTCTACCAGCAGGCCGTCGACGACGGGGCCGATCTGGTCATCGGGCCGCTGGACCGCCAGGCGGTGACCCTGTTCGCCGGGGCCGAATCCCTGCCGGTGCCCGTGCTGGCCCTCAATCATTCGGTGCAGGACACGGCACCGGAGCACTTCTACCAGTACGGGCTCAACCCGGAGGACGAGGCACGCCAGGCCGCCGAGCACGCGGCCATCGAGGGCCACCTCTTCGCCCTGGTGCTGGCGCCGCGCAATGACCTCGGAGAACGTCTCGGCCGGAGCTTCGCCGAGCGCTTCGAAGACCTGGGGGGCATGGTCCTGTCCACCGAGTTCTACGCGCCGCAGGCGTCGGATTTCGCCGGACCCATCACCCGCGGGGTCGGCCTCGAAGCGAGCAGCGCCCGGCACCGGCAGTTGCAGAACGTGGTGCGCCGGTCACTCGAGTTCGAACCCCGGCGCCGGCAGGACCTGGACCTGGTGTTCATGGTGGGGTCACCGCGGGAGGCGCGACTGCTGGCGCCGCAGTTGCGCTTTCACCGCGCCGGGGATTTACCGGTGCTGAGCACCTCCCACGCCTATGACGGCACCCGCAATCCCCAGGCGGACCAGGACCTGGACGGCGTGGTACTGGCGGACATCCCCTGGGTGCTGGACGTGGAAGTGGGGGACGCGCCGGGCCGGGAAGCCCTGTCACCCGTCCTCTCCCCCGCCAGCCGGCAGCTGCCGCGCCTGGTGGCGATGGGCCATGACGCCCTGCGCCTGGTGCCGCTGCTCAACCATCTGCACGAGCGTCCGGGAGAACGGTTCGCCGGGCTGACCGGCAGCCTCCACCTGGACGAGTCGGGCCGGATCCACCGGCAACTCCACTGGGCCCGGTTCCAGCGCGGCGAGCTGCGCCCGCTCATGGCCGTGGCACCGCCTGACAGGCCCGTACCGGACGCCGTGCCGGCCGTACTGAGAGAGCCGCCCTCGCCTTGA